The Lepidochelys kempii isolate rLepKem1 chromosome 25, rLepKem1.hap2, whole genome shotgun sequence genome contains a region encoding:
- the CCDC124 gene encoding coiled-coil domain-containing protein 124 → MPKKFQGENTKSAAARARKAEAKAAADAKRQQELEDAFWKDEDKHVMRKEQRKEEREKRRLEQLERKKEMQRLLEEEDAKLKGKLPKSVTPGKITRAQIEETIRKDQQQKENGDEVEKQKSHLDVPLEENINRRVLEEGTVEARTIEDAIAVLSVADDLDRHPERRMKAAFATFEEINLPRLKQENPNMRLSQLKQLLKKEWMRSPDNPMNQRHMTYNSQK, encoded by the exons ATGCCCAAGAAGTTCCAGGGCGAGAACACCAAGTCGGCCGCTGCCCGCGCAAGGAAAGCTGAGGCCAAGGCAGCAGCTGATGCCAAGCGGCAGCAGGAGCTGGAAGATGCCTTTTGGAAGGATGAGGACAAACACGTCATGAGGAAGGAACAAAGGAAG gaggagagggagaagcgCCGGCTGGAGCAGCTGGAGCGCAAGAAGGAGATGCAACGCCTGCTGGAAGAGGAAGACGCGAAGCTGAAAGGGAAGTTACCGAAATCAGTCACACCAGGCAAGATCACCAGGGCTCAGATTGAAGAGACAATCCGGAAAGACCAGCAACAGAAGGAGAACGGAGATGAAG TGGAGAAGCAGAAGAGCCACCTTGATGTTCCCTTGGAGGAAAACATCAACAGAAGAGTGTTGGAGGAAGGCACCGTGGAAGCCAGAACCATTGAAGATGCTATTGCAGTCCTCAG TGTTGCTGACGACCTGGACCGTCACCCAGAGCGCCGGatgaaagctgcctttgccacatTTGAAGAGATCAATCTGCCACGCCTAAAGCAGGAGAACCCCAACATGCGCCTCTCCCAGCTCAAGCAGCTCCTCAAGAAGGAGTGGATGAGGTCCCCAGACAACCCAATGAACCAGAGGCACATGACCTACAACAGCCAAAAATAG